TCGTCGGGCTTGCCGCAGGGCTGCACGACCGCCGCATGTGGCTCGTGCTGGCGTTCGTCGGCTACCTGAGCGCGGTCTCCGCGCTCGCGTTCGGCCTGACGCGCTTCCGCATTCCGCTGATGCCCCTGCTCATGCTGCCGGCCGCGGCCGCACTCGAGCGGCTCGTCACCCCGCGCGGGCGGGCGGCCACTCCCTCCGCAGCGTCGTCGCCGCCGGGCGAGCCCGCGGTCTAGCTGCGCGGGTCGCGCGCGGGGTCGCGCGCGCTCGGCGGGGCCATATCATCGCGCGCCGCGCGCGGTGCGGACGGCCCCCTCCGATCGCCGCGATCGCGCCGGTCACGGAAACGGAACACCGCGGGAGGCTCCGCCCCTCTTGCAGCTCGCGCAGCTCGCCTACCTCGCTCTCGCCGCGTTCGCGTACCGCGCGCTCCTCGTCTCGAGCTCGCAGGCCGGCCTGTCGCGCGAGCTCGAGGAGTGGTTCTTCATCCCGACGGAGACGTCGCCGCTCGTCGTGGTGCTGCTCGCCGCCTGGCTCGTCTATCGCCGGCGCGAGCGGCTCGTCGCGGCGATGGCCGAGCCGGCCGCCTGGCCGGCGGGCATCGCGCTGCTCGGCGCCGGCCTCGTCGCCTTCGCGTGGGCGATGCGGACGGCGACGCCGCACCTGCTCGCGGTGTCGCTCGCGTGCGTAGGAGTGGGTGCGGCCGCCGTGCACTGCGGCACGAAGGGGGCGCGGCTCGTCGCGCTGCCGGCGCTGCTGCTCGTCTTCGCCATCCCGATCCCCGCGCCGCTGCTCGCCGAGGTCGTCTACCGCTTCCAGCTCTGGACGGCCGACTACGCGGGATGGCTGCTGTTCGCGCTCGGCCGGTCGGCCTACGTGTCGGGCGACCAGATCCTGCTCGCGGGCGACCACTTCGCGGTGATCGAGGGCTGCAGCGGGCTTCGCTCGGTGCAGACGCTGACGATGGTGGCGCTGCTCCTCGTCGAGCTCTTCGGGCGCCGCGGACTGCACGCGCTCGCCATCCTCGTGCTCGCGCCGCTCGTGGCGTTCGCGCTGAACGGCTTCCGCGTGCTCGCCCTGATCCTGAACCCGCACTCCGAGGTGGTCGCGATCCACAACCTGCAGGGCGTCGCGATCCTGCTCGGCGGGCTCGCGATCCTCTACGCCGTCGATGGCGGGCTCGAGCGGCTGCTCGGCGACGGCGACGCGGAGCCGGTGCCGCAGGCGTCGCTGCCCGCCCGCGCGCCGCGCGCGCGCGTCGCCGCGGTGAGCGGAGCGCTCGCGGCCGCCGCCGCGATGTCCCTCGCCATCGCGCCGTGGCCGGTGTCGCGCGCGGCCGGCGAGATCTCGGAGACCGAGTTCGCGACCTCGCTCGACGGCTGGTCGCGCAGCGCCGGCGCGGAGGAGGCGCCCGACCGCTCCTTCCTCGGCACGATCGGCCATCGCGCGCTCGTCGAGCGCGGGTTCGTGGAGGAGGGCGCGACCGACGCGACGCCGGTCGAGCTGTTCGTCGCGGTCGGCGACATCGGGCAGCACTACCGCAGCCCGATCTCGCCGAAGACCGTGCCGCCCGGGAGTGGCTGGATCGTCGAGCAGGAGGGCGCGCTCGAGCGCGAAGGCGCGCTCGACGCGCGCTGGCTGGTGATGCGCTCGGGCACCCGGCGCGTGCTGATCCGGCACTGGTACGAGGGGACGGCCGGGCTCGCGGACGAGACGGCGCGCGGGCTCCTCGCCCTCGACGCCTCGCCCTGGCACCGCGCGAGCGACCCGATCGCCGTGCGGATCTCGACCGACGTCGTCGGGGCCTCGGCGTCGGCGCTCGACCGGGCTCGCGAGCGCCTCGACCGGTTCGAGGCCGCGGTGGCGCCGGCGCTCGCCGAGCTGCGCGCCAAGGCGGCCCGCTCGTGAGCCGGAACCCCGCTTCTGGATTGCCCAATGTGAGAAAATGTTTTCCACGCGGGCCCTTTGGACCCCGGAGGGAAACCGTTCAGAAACGGGCAGTTACGAGCACGTTGGGGCTAGGCATAGTGATTGCACATCGGACCCGTGTCCGGCGCATTGCGTCCGGTGAGGTTTCTCTGGGGCCTCGGTGGTGTATGGCCAGGTTGGCGAAAGGCATGCGGACCCGGCGACACGCGGTCGCGGAGTGATCGAACGAGCTACTTGCTGCTTCGCTGTTTGCTTGCTCGCTGATTTGGTTGGGAGTAGATCGCACTCAGACGCAGGTTCTCCGACGGGTCTCG
This genomic interval from Myxococcota bacterium contains the following:
- a CDS encoding exosortase/archaeosortase family protein, producing the protein MQLAQLAYLALAAFAYRALLVSSSQAGLSRELEEWFFIPTETSPLVVVLLAAWLVYRRRERLVAAMAEPAAWPAGIALLGAGLVAFAWAMRTATPHLLAVSLACVGVGAAAVHCGTKGARLVALPALLLVFAIPIPAPLLAEVVYRFQLWTADYAGWLLFALGRSAYVSGDQILLAGDHFAVIEGCSGLRSVQTLTMVALLLVELFGRRGLHALAILVLAPLVAFALNGFRVLALILNPHSEVVAIHNLQGVAILLGGLAILYAVDGGLERLLGDGDAEPVPQASLPARAPRARVAAVSGALAAAAAMSLAIAPWPVSRAAGEISETEFATSLDGWSRSAGAEEAPDRSFLGTIGHRALVERGFVEEGATDATPVELFVAVGDIGQHYRSPISPKTVPPGSGWIVEQEGALEREGALDARWLVMRSGTRRVLIRHWYEGTAGLADETARGLLALDASPWHRASDPIAVRISTDVVGASASALDRARERLDRFEAAVAPALAELRAKAARS